In Synechococcales cyanobacterium T60_A2020_003, a single genomic region encodes these proteins:
- a CDS encoding response regulator, whose protein sequence is MTVGTVVPPNRPSHRGEMSPLALAVDDNHDNLLVLEYTLSSLGFRFIGTVDAIAGLALVKQHHPDLILLDIMLPGIDGFELAAMIRSDPSLRYVPVIAVTGLASDEDRDRILRSGFTDYIRKPFMLDDLEAIIHRHIQVPTWPDGGEWLPEG, encoded by the coding sequence ATGACAGTAGGTACAGTCGTACCCCCCAATCGTCCATCCCACCGTGGGGAGATGTCTCCACTGGCTTTGGCGGTAGATGACAATCACGACAATTTACTCGTTCTTGAATACACGCTGAGCTCGTTAGGGTTTCGCTTTATCGGCACAGTTGACGCGATCGCAGGACTAGCCCTAGTCAAGCAACACCACCCTGATCTCATCCTTCTTGATATCATGTTGCCCGGTATTGATGGGTTTGAGTTGGCGGCCATGATTCGCAGCGATCCATCCCTGCGCTACGTTCCGGTCATTGCCGTAACTGGACTCGCTAGCGACGAAGATCGCGATCGCATTCTCCGATCCGGGTTTACCGATTACATCCGTAAGCCATTCATGCTAGACGATTTGGAAGCGATCATTCATCGTCATATTCAAGTGCCGACCTGGCCAGATGGGGGAGAATGGCTACCGGAGGGGTAG
- a CDS encoding DUF2294 domain-containing protein, whose amino-acid sequence MTRYNKLNVETLQQRIADQIQRWYVHQLGHSRVEVACHIFGNKLMVVLDNAVTQPEQLLVSSGRADFAEQVRNALDHSLRLHLHQIIEALTQVRIVDLLTTTQIKTERTSIVAILSDSVATTPPVAILPHLARSALEYDDE is encoded by the coding sequence GTGACCAGGTACAATAAATTGAATGTTGAAACGCTCCAGCAGCGCATCGCAGATCAAATTCAGCGATGGTATGTTCATCAACTCGGACACTCTAGGGTGGAAGTCGCTTGCCATATTTTTGGTAATAAGTTGATGGTTGTATTGGACAACGCCGTGACCCAACCGGAACAATTGTTGGTATCCAGTGGGCGCGCAGATTTTGCCGAACAGGTTCGCAATGCCCTCGATCATAGTTTGCGGTTACATCTACACCAGATTATTGAAGCCCTGACCCAAGTACGAATTGTTGATCTGTTGACGACGACCCAAATCAAAACAGAGCGCACTAGTATTGTGGCTATTCTATCGGACTCGGTAGCGACTACCCCTCCGGTAGCCATTCTCCCCCATCTGGCCAGGTCGGCACTTGAATATGACGATGAATGA